The Haloarchaeobius sp. HME9146 genome includes a region encoding these proteins:
- a CDS encoding monovalent cation/H+ antiporter complex subunit F, giving the protein MTDLVATGLLLGAAALVVLAFVLTWRVVVGPSTADRVVAVNVIGTATVVVIALLGAALDEPGFLDVALVYALLNFLLSLGLSRYSVERGGLL; this is encoded by the coding sequence ATGACCGACCTCGTCGCCACCGGCCTGCTACTGGGCGCGGCCGCACTGGTCGTGCTCGCATTCGTCCTCACGTGGCGGGTCGTCGTCGGCCCGAGCACGGCAGACCGCGTCGTCGCGGTGAACGTCATCGGGACGGCCACGGTTGTCGTCATCGCACTGCTCGGTGCAGCCCTCGACGAGCCCGGCTTCCTCGACGTGGCGCTGGTGTACGCGCTGTTGAACTTCCTGCTCTCGCTCGGCCTTTCGCGGTACTCGGTCGAGCGCGGAGGGTTGCTGTGA
- a CDS encoding proton-conducting transporter membrane subunit, with protein sequence MSDLLTLVPPWVAFLLATVVVVLAPRRLGAAVAVALTALTVPWVLLAPAGTSLAVAPFGFEQVLFRVDSFTRPVAALFGFVAALNVLYGYATGADPRQTAYSLCYMGAGVAAVLAGDWLTLLVAWELLAVTATVLVWHHGGDAVRPAFRYAVYHLLGGTLLVAAVALHYLDAGTFLYADGIGGGLAAGLPTTLAIVGVGVNLGFIGLHAWLPDTYPRPHVAASVVLAGFTTKVAVYVLARVAPDGDAIVVWLGALMVLYGVTQAILQTDMRRLLSYHIISQVGYMVVAVGIGTAAGLTGAFAHLTAHVLYKGLLFMVAGVIIVRTGRASLKHLGGLGRRMPVTFVTFLVAALAITGVPGFSGFVSKGLVTKAAQSAGGELLWWVLVLGSVGTALSFAKFGYYAFVRQSPEPIAVSRAPLALSVALVIAAIPSVVFGVVPEAFLAAHPGDPGKFAPYATTELTKALAATAVGILAFAVLKRPLGRIHPVDVDQVLHPFAAGLANATAAAAIGIGGAASRGRAALGRSLAAHIGRDPAAADSSIHAALTALALTTALALLVAIVA encoded by the coding sequence ATGAGCGACCTGCTGACGCTGGTGCCGCCCTGGGTCGCGTTCCTGCTGGCGACCGTGGTCGTGGTGCTCGCCCCGCGGCGGCTCGGTGCAGCCGTCGCCGTGGCGCTCACCGCCCTCACGGTGCCGTGGGTGCTGCTCGCACCGGCAGGAACCAGCCTCGCAGTCGCGCCGTTCGGCTTCGAGCAGGTGCTGTTCCGGGTTGACTCGTTCACCCGGCCCGTCGCCGCGCTGTTCGGCTTCGTCGCCGCACTGAACGTGCTCTACGGCTACGCGACCGGCGCGGACCCGCGCCAGACCGCCTACTCGCTGTGCTACATGGGCGCAGGGGTGGCCGCGGTCCTGGCGGGCGACTGGCTGACCCTGCTGGTCGCCTGGGAGCTGCTCGCGGTGACCGCGACGGTCCTCGTCTGGCACCACGGCGGCGACGCCGTCCGCCCCGCGTTCCGGTACGCGGTGTACCACCTCCTCGGTGGAACGCTGCTCGTCGCAGCCGTGGCGCTGCACTACCTCGACGCCGGCACGTTCCTCTACGCGGATGGAATCGGCGGCGGCCTCGCGGCCGGGCTCCCGACCACGCTCGCCATCGTCGGCGTGGGCGTCAACCTGGGGTTCATCGGCCTGCACGCCTGGCTGCCGGACACCTACCCGCGCCCCCACGTCGCCGCGAGCGTCGTGCTCGCCGGGTTCACGACGAAGGTCGCGGTGTACGTGCTGGCTCGCGTCGCGCCCGACGGCGACGCCATCGTCGTCTGGCTGGGTGCGCTGATGGTCCTCTACGGGGTCACCCAGGCCATCCTCCAGACCGACATGCGCCGACTGCTGTCGTACCACATCATCTCGCAGGTGGGGTACATGGTGGTCGCCGTGGGCATCGGCACCGCCGCCGGTCTCACCGGCGCGTTCGCCCACCTGACGGCACACGTCCTGTACAAGGGCCTGCTGTTCATGGTGGCCGGCGTCATCATCGTGCGGACCGGCCGGGCCTCGCTGAAACACCTCGGTGGCCTGGGTCGCCGGATGCCGGTGACGTTCGTGACGTTCCTCGTCGCGGCACTCGCCATCACCGGCGTGCCCGGGTTCTCCGGGTTCGTCAGCAAGGGGCTCGTGACGAAGGCCGCCCAGAGCGCCGGGGGAGAACTGCTCTGGTGGGTCCTCGTGCTGGGGAGCGTCGGGACGGCGCTCTCGTTCGCGAAGTTCGGCTACTACGCGTTCGTCCGGCAGTCGCCCGAGCCCATCGCGGTGTCGCGCGCGCCGCTGGCGCTGTCGGTCGCGCTGGTAATCGCCGCGATTCCCTCGGTGGTGTTCGGCGTGGTCCCCGAGGCGTTCCTCGCGGCCCACCCGGGCGACCCCGGGAAGTTCGCACCGTACGCGACCACCGAACTCACTAAGGCCCTGGCCGCCACCGCGGTCGGTATCCTCGCCTTCGCCGTCCTGAAGCGCCCGCTCGGGCGCATCCACCCGGTCGATGTCGACCAGGTGCTGCACCCGTTCGCTGCGGGCCTCGCGAACGCGACCGCCGCCGCCGCAATCGGTATCGGTGGTGCGGCCTCGCGGGGACGCGCTGCACTCGGCCGGAGCCTCGCGGCCCACATCGGACGTGACCCCGCGGCCGCCGACTCGTCCATCCACGCCGCGCTGACCGCGCTCGCACTCACGACCGCCCTCGCCCTGCTCGTCGCCATCGTGGCGTGA
- a CDS encoding Na+/H+ antiporter subunit E — protein MTELPRTVTGEPTRAAFARYGSVAAVSFAFYLALGDPTSWFDLATGVVSAAVVAFVLGQIAYERAPTHRSLGSFVRAAVFFPSLLWAVVQANLSLAAVVLHPRLPIDPAVVRIPAPNGTFARALLANSITLTPGTVTVDVDGDELVVHTLTAASRAELLEGSLARSVAAVTGDGSAHPEQRAQTDGGKAG, from the coding sequence GTGACCGAACTACCCCGGACGGTCACTGGAGAGCCGACGCGAGCAGCCTTCGCGCGGTACGGGAGCGTCGCGGCCGTCTCGTTCGCGTTCTACCTGGCGCTCGGAGACCCCACGAGCTGGTTCGATCTCGCGACCGGCGTAGTGAGCGCGGCTGTCGTCGCGTTCGTCCTCGGTCAGATCGCGTACGAGCGCGCGCCGACGCACCGCAGTCTGGGCAGCTTCGTGCGGGCGGCAGTTTTCTTCCCCAGCCTCCTCTGGGCGGTCGTGCAGGCGAACCTCTCGCTCGCGGCCGTCGTCTTGCACCCGCGGCTACCGATCGACCCGGCCGTCGTCCGTATTCCGGCACCCAACGGGACATTCGCTCGCGCGCTGCTGGCGAACAGCATCACCCTCACGCCCGGGACGGTGACGGTCGACGTGGACGGTGACGAGCTCGTCGTCCACACGCTGACTGCGGCCTCGCGGGCAGAGCTACTCGAAGGGTCGCTGGCGCGGTCCGTCGCGGCCGTCACCGGAGACGGGTCGGCACACCCCGAACAGCGCGCCCAGACCGACGGAGGGAAGGCCGGATGA
- the mnhG gene encoding monovalent cation/H(+) antiporter subunit G: protein MTPLDALALGLVAVSVFFSLVAVVGFVRLPDVFARAHAASKSETLGALSGLAAAAVVFGPGAELVKLGLLALFLLVTGPTAAHAIVRAAALAGATPWTRAAEDPMADAEVTER, encoded by the coding sequence GTGACCCCGCTCGACGCGCTGGCACTCGGCCTCGTCGCGGTGAGCGTGTTCTTCTCGCTCGTCGCGGTGGTCGGGTTCGTCCGCCTCCCGGACGTGTTCGCCCGGGCACACGCGGCCTCGAAGAGCGAGACGCTCGGCGCACTCTCGGGACTGGCCGCGGCCGCGGTCGTCTTCGGTCCCGGCGCGGAGCTGGTGAAACTCGGCCTGCTCGCGCTGTTCCTGCTCGTCACCGGCCCGACGGCCGCCCACGCCATCGTCCGGGCGGCCGCCCTCGCCGGGGCGACGCCGTGGACCCGTGCGGCCGAGGACCCGATGGCCGACGCTGAGGTGACCGAGCGATGA
- a CDS encoding DUF4040 domain-containing protein, with amino-acid sequence MTPETLVLAGLFGFVAVAAVVTALASRLTTVLVAFGAYSLGLAMVWVVFRAPDVALTEAAVGAGVTTALFILVVARSRRSAGSAAAEGSVSTDGGRSVARSTGPEARPRRVRPASVAIAALVTVGLLATVPALPAVGDAEAPGFGPVTEYYIADSAERGIDNVVTAVLVVYRGFDTFGEIAVVFAAAVAVLAVLGREVVV; translated from the coding sequence ATGACGCCCGAGACCCTCGTACTCGCCGGCCTGTTCGGCTTCGTCGCGGTCGCTGCCGTAGTGACCGCGCTCGCGAGCCGGCTCACGACCGTACTGGTCGCCTTCGGCGCGTACAGCCTCGGGCTCGCCATGGTCTGGGTCGTGTTCCGCGCCCCCGACGTGGCCCTCACCGAGGCCGCGGTCGGTGCCGGCGTGACCACGGCGCTGTTCATCCTCGTGGTGGCCCGGTCGCGCCGGTCCGCTGGTAGCGCTGCTGCCGAGGGCAGCGTCTCGACCGACGGCGGCCGCTCGGTGGCCCGCTCGACTGGTCCCGAAGCGCGCCCGCGCCGGGTCCGCCCGGCCTCGGTCGCCATCGCGGCGCTCGTGACGGTCGGCCTGCTCGCCACGGTGCCCGCCCTCCCCGCGGTCGGGGACGCCGAGGCACCCGGCTTCGGGCCGGTCACCGAGTATTACATCGCGGACTCGGCCGAGCGCGGCATCGACAACGTGGTGACGGCGGTCCTCGTCGTCTACCGCGGGTTCGACACCTTCGGCGAGATCGCCGTCGTCTTCGCCGCGGCAGTGGCCGTCCTCGCTGTGCTCGGCCGGGAGGTGGTGGTATGA
- a CDS encoding DMT family transporter, which translates to MVVDRKTLQYFLAAALLFGGTFVAAKAGLSYFPPLLFVALRFDIAAIILVGYVVATRSRRELMPTTRGDLVGIIATGVFAIGAANALLFVGQQYTTTAVGAIIASLNPVLTPVFAAVLLADERVSPRVVAGLLLGLVGVGLVVGFDPTGVESIGYGKLIIFAGAALGALGTVLIRWGEGSLSSTVRTAWGLPFAAALTHGFSWATGEQVADITVVPVALLILVYLGVFAGAIAYIAYFGLIDEVGAVRANLVFYVTPIVATLGGWALLSESISASALLGFVVIFAGFAVLGSDSIDIGDVLPSFDKSDAGESHAWGLNDEARGFESD; encoded by the coding sequence ATGGTCGTCGACCGGAAGACGCTGCAGTATTTCCTCGCGGCTGCGCTGCTCTTCGGTGGCACCTTCGTCGCCGCGAAGGCCGGCCTGTCATACTTCCCGCCCCTGCTGTTCGTCGCGCTGCGGTTCGACATCGCGGCCATCATCCTGGTGGGCTACGTCGTCGCGACCCGGAGCCGGCGCGAGCTCATGCCCACCACCAGGGGTGACCTCGTCGGCATCATCGCGACCGGGGTGTTCGCCATCGGTGCCGCGAACGCGCTCCTGTTCGTCGGCCAGCAGTACACGACGACCGCCGTCGGAGCAATCATCGCGAGCCTCAACCCGGTCCTCACGCCGGTGTTCGCCGCGGTCTTGCTGGCTGACGAGCGAGTGTCGCCCCGCGTGGTTGCCGGGCTGTTGCTCGGCCTCGTGGGTGTCGGCCTCGTCGTCGGTTTCGACCCCACTGGCGTCGAGAGCATCGGCTACGGCAAGCTCATCATCTTCGCTGGCGCGGCGCTCGGCGCGCTCGGGACGGTCCTCATCCGCTGGGGCGAGGGCAGCCTGTCCAGTACGGTCCGGACCGCCTGGGGCCTCCCCTTCGCGGCGGCCCTGACGCACGGCTTCAGCTGGGCGACCGGCGAGCAGGTCGCCGATATCACGGTCGTCCCTGTCGCCCTCCTCATCCTGGTCTACCTCGGCGTGTTCGCGGGTGCCATCGCCTACATCGCCTACTTCGGTCTCATCGACGAGGTCGGCGCGGTCCGCGCGAATCTGGTGTTCTACGTCACCCCCATCGTCGCGACGCTCGGTGGCTGGGCGCTCCTCTCGGAGAGCATCTCCGCGAGTGCCCTGCTCGGGTTCGTCGTCATCTTCGCCGGGTTCGCGGTCCTCGGGAGCGACTCCATCGACATCGGGGACGTGCTTCCCTCGTTCGACAAGAGCGATGCCGGGGAATCCCACGCGTGGGGACTCAACGACGAAGCGCGGGGCTTCGAATCCGACTAG
- a CDS encoding proton-conducting transporter membrane subunit — protein sequence MNHLLPLLVAVPLLGALVPFVLGARYPRLAVRATAAILLAQVGIAVAVVASVAASGAQTYVLGGLPAAVGIGLLVDQVSSVFVVLVAVAGALFYVTVREDATGPTDSLWLLLVAGLTGVVVTADVFNLYVFLEISGLAAYGLVASRRGGTAALAALNYLLVGTVGATFYLLGVGYAYVATGTLAMADLQPALAGVGYDSPLVLTSFVFVTLGLAVKLALFPVHAWKPDAYTGSAHDVAALLATLGSTVAGYALIRIVFGVYTASFLAAVPAVQTGLLAVGVVSIAAGGYLTLKQTNLRRLLSYSSILQFGLVVVGFALATTAAVTGALVLLVGNAVAKGGLFVAAGLFERELDAPTIADLAGKAREVPVLAAAVALAFTSLVGLPPMAGFAGKWYVTLAAVETAQWLVAAVVVVSTLVSLAYAGRVVERLYLADDDAGTAPVAADGGQPEVQSLPVLGGGLPDLEARAVAVVVVAALGTLVLGLGSTVFADWVAPVVEGWL from the coding sequence ATGAACCACCTGCTCCCGCTGCTCGTGGCGGTGCCCCTGCTCGGGGCGCTCGTCCCGTTCGTGCTCGGGGCCCGGTACCCGCGGCTCGCTGTGCGAGCCACCGCCGCCATCCTGCTCGCGCAGGTTGGCATCGCGGTCGCCGTCGTCGCTTCGGTCGCCGCCTCGGGCGCGCAGACCTACGTCCTCGGTGGCCTACCCGCCGCGGTCGGCATCGGCCTGCTCGTCGACCAGGTGTCGAGCGTCTTCGTGGTGCTCGTCGCGGTCGCGGGCGCACTGTTCTACGTTACGGTGCGCGAGGATGCGACGGGCCCGACCGACAGCCTCTGGTTGCTCCTCGTGGCCGGGCTGACGGGCGTCGTCGTCACCGCCGACGTGTTCAACCTGTACGTGTTCCTCGAGATTTCGGGGCTCGCAGCCTACGGGCTGGTCGCCAGCCGGCGCGGTGGCACGGCCGCCCTGGCCGCGCTGAACTACCTGCTGGTCGGGACCGTCGGCGCGACGTTCTACCTGCTCGGCGTGGGCTACGCCTACGTCGCGACTGGAACGCTCGCGATGGCCGACCTGCAGCCCGCGCTGGCGGGTGTCGGATACGACTCGCCGCTCGTGCTCACGTCGTTCGTCTTCGTGACGCTCGGGCTGGCGGTCAAGCTCGCGCTGTTCCCGGTCCACGCATGGAAACCCGACGCCTACACCGGGAGCGCCCACGACGTGGCCGCGCTGCTCGCGACGCTCGGCTCGACCGTGGCGGGCTACGCCCTGATTCGCATCGTCTTCGGCGTGTACACCGCGTCGTTCCTCGCCGCGGTCCCGGCGGTCCAGACCGGCCTGCTGGCCGTTGGCGTCGTCAGCATCGCCGCGGGCGGGTACCTGACGCTGAAGCAGACGAACCTCCGCCGGCTGCTGTCGTACTCGTCCATCCTCCAGTTCGGCCTGGTTGTGGTCGGGTTCGCGCTGGCGACCACCGCCGCCGTCACCGGCGCGCTGGTGCTCCTGGTCGGGAACGCCGTCGCCAAGGGCGGGCTGTTCGTCGCAGCCGGTCTGTTCGAGCGCGAGCTGGACGCCCCGACAATCGCTGACCTCGCCGGAAAGGCCCGTGAGGTGCCCGTCCTGGCCGCAGCCGTGGCCCTGGCGTTCACCTCACTCGTCGGCCTCCCGCCGATGGCCGGGTTCGCCGGGAAGTGGTACGTCACCCTCGCGGCTGTCGAGACCGCCCAGTGGCTCGTCGCCGCCGTCGTCGTGGTGAGCACGCTGGTCTCGCTGGCGTATGCCGGGCGGGTCGTCGAGCGGCTGTACCTGGCCGACGATGACGCCGGAACTGCACCCGTGGCCGCCGACGGCGGCCAGCCCGAAGTCCAGTCCCTGCCGGTACTGGGCGGCGGCTTGCCCGACCTCGAGGCTCGCGCCGTCGCGGTCGTCGTGGTCGCGGCGCTTGGCACGCTGGTGCTGGGCCTCGGCTCGACCGTGTTCGCGGACTGGGTCGCCCCCGTCGTGGAGGGATGGCTATGA
- a CDS encoding Lrp/AsnC family transcriptional regulator translates to MTLDGLDELDRRILRNLQRDARHVSSRNIAESISASPSTVRKRIQRLEEQGIIDGYHADVNYDNAGYQLHVQITCTAPIPERETMSDEAMSVPGVIGVRELATGERNVLVTVVGEDGDDLTRIATDLSDIGLTILDEELVRSERNRPFSGFGDIDEDLG, encoded by the coding sequence ATGACGCTCGATGGCCTCGACGAGCTTGACCGCCGCATCCTCCGCAACCTGCAACGGGACGCGAGACACGTCTCCTCGCGCAACATCGCCGAGTCCATCTCGGCCTCGCCGAGCACGGTTCGAAAACGCATCCAGCGCCTCGAAGAGCAGGGTATCATCGACGGCTACCACGCCGACGTCAATTACGACAACGCGGGCTACCAGCTCCACGTCCAGATCACCTGCACGGCCCCGATTCCAGAGCGCGAGACGATGAGCGATGAGGCGATGTCGGTCCCGGGCGTCATCGGCGTGCGGGAACTGGCCACCGGCGAGCGCAACGTGCTCGTGACCGTCGTCGGCGAGGACGGCGACGACCTGACCCGCATCGCGACCGACCTCAGCGATATCGGGTTGACCATCCTCGACGAGGAACTCGTCCGGAGCGAGCGAAACCGGCCGTTCTCCGGGTTCGGGGACATCGACGAGGACCTCGGGTGA
- the malQ gene encoding 4-alpha-glucanotransferase, which yields MTQRFDRQSGVFLHVSALPGEGGIGTLGDPAEAFVDFLADAEQSLWQICPLGPVSGAHGNSPYQSPSAFAGNPLLIDLDRLVEAGWLDESDLEAIPDLGQDQVDYDAVREYKRPLLRTAFENFESRADESDREALADFRENQHWLDDYTLFVALKERFDGSLWTEWPEEYRMRDADALAEAREEHADEISYHALVQYWFYDQWGDLKSYANDRGVDLLGDLPIYVALDSADVWANPDSFQLDEQNRPVAVAGVPPSGDDGQKWGNPLYDWETLAEDDYEWWVDRLSGLLDLVDIVRIDHVKGFDSYYAIPVDGGPADGHWEDAPGHELFETVEQELGDLPFVAEDLGFPDPELTALLERFDFPGMKVSYYANWCEEDHEFLPHTYPENTVGYTTTHDTGTALGLYDSLSDEDRGCMEHYLESGREDIQWALIDAVWKSDSVIAIAPMQDVLGLDDWARFNTPGTAEGNWDWRTRYEHFHEDVSGRLADVTRNRGRVRD from the coding sequence ATGACCCAACGCTTCGACCGACAGAGTGGTGTCTTCCTCCACGTGAGCGCCCTGCCCGGCGAGGGTGGCATCGGAACGCTCGGCGACCCGGCGGAGGCCTTCGTGGACTTTCTGGCCGACGCCGAGCAGTCGCTGTGGCAGATCTGCCCCCTCGGCCCGGTCTCGGGTGCCCACGGGAACTCCCCGTACCAGTCGCCCTCCGCGTTCGCGGGGAACCCCCTGCTCATCGACCTCGACCGACTGGTCGAGGCGGGCTGGCTCGACGAAAGCGACCTCGAGGCGATTCCCGACCTCGGGCAGGACCAGGTCGACTACGATGCGGTTCGCGAGTACAAGCGCCCCCTGCTCCGGACGGCGTTCGAGAACTTCGAATCGCGCGCCGACGAATCCGACCGCGAGGCACTCGCCGACTTCCGCGAGAACCAGCACTGGCTGGACGATTACACGCTGTTCGTCGCCCTGAAGGAGCGCTTCGACGGGAGTCTGTGGACCGAGTGGCCCGAGGAGTACCGGATGCGCGACGCGGACGCCCTGGCCGAAGCGCGAGAGGAGCACGCCGACGAAATCAGCTACCACGCCCTCGTGCAGTACTGGTTCTACGACCAGTGGGGTGACCTCAAATCGTACGCCAACGACCGCGGCGTCGACCTGCTCGGCGACCTCCCCATCTACGTCGCCCTCGACAGCGCCGACGTGTGGGCCAACCCGGACTCCTTCCAGCTGGACGAGCAGAACCGCCCCGTCGCGGTCGCGGGCGTCCCCCCGAGCGGCGACGACGGCCAGAAGTGGGGCAACCCCCTGTACGACTGGGAGACGCTCGCCGAAGACGACTACGAGTGGTGGGTCGACCGCCTCTCCGGACTGCTCGACCTCGTCGACATCGTCCGCATCGACCACGTCAAGGGCTTCGACAGCTACTACGCCATCCCGGTCGACGGCGGCCCCGCCGACGGACACTGGGAGGACGCTCCCGGTCACGAGCTGTTCGAGACGGTCGAGCAAGAACTCGGTGACCTCCCGTTCGTCGCCGAGGACCTCGGGTTCCCCGACCCCGAGCTGACGGCCCTGCTGGAGCGCTTCGACTTCCCCGGCATGAAGGTCTCCTACTACGCGAACTGGTGCGAGGAGGACCACGAGTTCCTGCCCCACACCTACCCCGAGAACACGGTCGGGTACACCACGACCCACGACACCGGGACCGCCCTCGGACTGTACGATTCGCTCTCCGACGAGGACCGTGGCTGCATGGAACACTACCTCGAGAGCGGCCGCGAGGATATCCAGTGGGCACTCATCGACGCGGTCTGGAAGTCCGACTCGGTCATCGCCATCGCACCCATGCAGGACGTGCTTGGACTAGATGACTGGGCGCGGTTCAACACGCCAGGGACCGCCGAAGGAAACTGGGACTGGCGCACCCGGTACGAGCACTTCCACGAGGACGTGTCCGGCCGGTTGGCGGACGTGACGCGGAATCGTGGGCGAGTTCGAGACTGA
- a CDS encoding proton-conducting transporter membrane subunit, with product MTDVSSVLPLAAVAVPTLAIVCIYATRAWPNLREASTLLAAVATLGVVWAMTRATGSETYVSTLGSVAGIEFVLRADSAGLLFALLASVLWLVTSVYSIGYVRKLGEHAQTRYFAAFAASIAATMGVAFAANLFTLFVFYELLTLATYPLVVHKESAEARAAGRTYVAYTLGGGVLVFAGIVIVGALTGTVTFDAGGIAGLASADPTLARVAFALLVVGFGVKTAIVPLHGWLPTAMVAPTPVSGLLHAVAVVKSGVFALGRTVLYVFGPETTWDLGMGLPLAVAAAATMIVAGVVGIRQDNLKRGLAYSTISQLSYIALGLAIATPVAVFGAFLHVVAHAFMKITLFFAAGVVYVETGEKYVSDIAGVGRRLPATMTAFAIAAAGLVGFPFVAGFVSKFYLVLGAGDSTTPWFVAAYLVAGVLKLLYFWPIVYAAFFGERDGKGAASRHPFAPGHVTDGGFSSVEMDDASYGGATDGGVGASAAVGGYTQSMTWERRTLTTETIPALLVPVLVTVAFAVALGIAPTLLPFWELAEAVVTEVFG from the coding sequence ATGACCGACGTGTCGTCGGTGCTGCCCCTCGCGGCGGTCGCCGTGCCCACGCTGGCCATCGTCTGCATCTACGCCACGAGGGCCTGGCCGAACCTCCGCGAGGCCAGCACGCTGCTGGCCGCCGTGGCAACCCTGGGGGTCGTCTGGGCCATGACGCGGGCCACCGGGAGCGAGACGTACGTCTCGACCCTCGGGTCCGTCGCGGGCATCGAGTTCGTGCTCCGGGCGGACTCGGCCGGCCTGCTGTTCGCCCTGCTGGCGTCGGTCCTGTGGCTCGTCACGAGCGTCTACAGCATCGGCTACGTCCGCAAGCTCGGCGAACACGCCCAGACGCGATACTTCGCCGCCTTCGCCGCGAGCATCGCGGCCACCATGGGCGTCGCCTTCGCCGCGAACCTGTTCACGCTGTTCGTGTTCTACGAACTGCTGACGCTGGCGACCTACCCGCTGGTCGTCCACAAGGAGTCCGCCGAGGCTCGCGCTGCAGGCCGGACCTACGTGGCGTACACCCTCGGTGGCGGCGTCCTCGTCTTCGCCGGCATCGTCATCGTCGGTGCCCTGACCGGGACGGTCACCTTCGATGCCGGCGGCATCGCTGGCCTCGCCAGCGCAGACCCGACGCTCGCCCGCGTCGCGTTCGCGCTGCTCGTGGTCGGCTTCGGCGTCAAGACCGCCATCGTACCCCTGCACGGCTGGCTGCCGACCGCGATGGTCGCGCCGACGCCCGTCTCGGGCCTGCTGCACGCGGTCGCCGTCGTCAAGAGCGGCGTCTTCGCCCTCGGCCGGACCGTGCTCTACGTGTTCGGCCCGGAGACCACCTGGGACCTCGGCATGGGGCTCCCGCTGGCGGTCGCCGCCGCCGCGACCATGATCGTCGCCGGCGTCGTCGGCATCCGGCAGGACAACCTCAAGCGCGGGCTGGCGTACTCGACCATCAGCCAGCTCTCGTACATCGCGCTCGGGCTCGCCATCGCGACCCCGGTCGCCGTGTTCGGGGCGTTCCTGCACGTCGTCGCCCACGCGTTCATGAAGATAACCCTGTTCTTCGCCGCAGGGGTCGTCTACGTCGAGACCGGCGAGAAGTACGTCTCGGACATCGCGGGCGTCGGCCGCCGACTCCCGGCGACGATGACGGCGTTCGCCATCGCTGCGGCCGGTCTGGTCGGCTTCCCGTTCGTCGCCGGCTTCGTCAGCAAGTTCTACCTCGTGCTCGGGGCGGGCGACAGCACCACCCCCTGGTTCGTCGCTGCCTACCTCGTCGCTGGCGTCCTCAAGCTGCTGTACTTCTGGCCCATCGTCTACGCCGCGTTCTTCGGCGAGCGCGACGGGAAGGGCGCCGCGAGCCGCCACCCGTTCGCGCCGGGGCACGTCACTGACGGCGGCTTCAGCTCCGTCGAGATGGACGACGCCAGTTACGGTGGCGCGACCGACGGTGGCGTCGGTGCCAGCGCCGCCGTCGGAGGGTACACCCAGTCGATGACGTGGGAGCGTCGCACGCTCACCACCGAGACCATCCCGGCCCTGCTCGTGCCCGTCCTGGTGACCGTCGCCTTCGCCGTCGCGCTCGGCATCGCGCCGACCCTCCTCCCGTTCTGGGAGCTGGCCGAGGCCGTCGTCACGGAGGTGTTCGGATGA
- a CDS encoding cation:proton antiporter subunit C, with amino-acid sequence MTQFETLLVTRGAYVLYALLVGIGLFVLVDDDHLVKKVVGLNLFQTGVFLFFIASAFRAGGSAPLLSGEGPYVNPLPHVLILTAIVVGVSVTAVALSLVVRLYDEYGTFDEREIRDLRETLRSGDARDSQEVRA; translated from the coding sequence ATGACCCAATTCGAGACCTTGCTGGTCACCCGCGGCGCGTACGTCCTGTACGCGCTGCTGGTCGGCATCGGGCTGTTCGTCCTCGTCGACGACGACCACCTCGTGAAGAAGGTCGTGGGACTCAACCTGTTCCAGACGGGTGTGTTCCTGTTCTTCATCGCGAGCGCGTTCCGCGCCGGTGGGAGCGCCCCGCTCCTCTCCGGCGAGGGCCCGTACGTCAACCCGCTGCCGCACGTCCTCATCCTGACGGCCATCGTCGTCGGTGTGAGCGTCACGGCGGTCGCGCTCTCGCTCGTGGTCCGGCTGTACGACGAGTACGGGACGTTCGACGAGCGCGAGATCCGGGACCTGCGCGAGACTCTCCGCAGTGGCGACGCCCGCGACAGCCAGGAGGTGCGCGCATGA
- a CDS encoding MnhB domain-containing protein: MTGEPRKGEALVPASEPTPDSPVVTTTVRVLAPFVLTFALFTLFHGTKSVGGGFQGGVVAAAVVVTLAFAFGMQATAAWLSPGRLLALAAAGPVAFGVVALAGIASGGAFLQFDVLPIPKASVYATEAIELGIGATVGAVVVVLFVNLADSVRGGAGR, translated from the coding sequence ATGACGGGCGAGCCGCGCAAGGGTGAAGCCCTCGTCCCTGCCAGCGAGCCGACGCCGGACAGCCCCGTCGTCACGACGACGGTCCGCGTCCTCGCGCCGTTCGTGCTGACGTTCGCCCTGTTCACGCTGTTCCACGGCACGAAGTCCGTCGGCGGCGGGTTCCAGGGTGGCGTCGTCGCGGCCGCCGTCGTGGTCACGCTCGCGTTCGCGTTCGGCATGCAGGCGACCGCGGCGTGGCTCTCGCCGGGTCGGCTCCTCGCGCTCGCAGCCGCAGGCCCGGTCGCCTTCGGCGTGGTCGCGCTCGCGGGCATCGCTTCGGGCGGGGCCTTCCTGCAGTTCGACGTGCTGCCCATCCCGAAGGCGTCGGTGTACGCCACCGAGGCCATCGAGCTGGGCATCGGCGCGACCGTCGGCGCGGTCGTCGTCGTCCTGTTCGTGAACCTCGCGGACAGCGTCCGCGGAGGTGCCGGCCGATGA